A genome region from Yoonia vestfoldensis includes the following:
- a CDS encoding PP2C family protein-serine/threonine phosphatase, producing the protein MWRSPEPRFDVASAICQGGRAYQEDAIVTDFPFGADSGVVVLADGMGGHAAGDVASKIVVTEVFSELKFQSANFSDFETEIPQYLTAAAVNANDVVRRHVTQNPATRGMGATLVSIVIVENRMFWMSIGDSPLYHFRNGQLQQLNEDHSLAPQIDFMVQSGLLDPATGKNHPDRNCLTSVIFGDRVAKSDCPKTPFTLAVGDIVVVSSDGLQYLDDAEIQRLLHKYRRKKAAEIAGHLLEAIDALADPDQDNCAFSVIKLNHDNPVIRAVHPKPAGHVDAPSIATTRVVDMADLQEVAPLATSADHAADAGDGRAASAKYAAGGK; encoded by the coding sequence ATGTGGCGATCGCCTGAACCGCGCTTTGACGTTGCCTCGGCGATCTGCCAGGGCGGCCGCGCGTATCAGGAAGACGCGATTGTCACGGATTTTCCCTTCGGCGCGGATAGCGGTGTCGTGGTGCTGGCCGATGGTATGGGCGGCCATGCGGCGGGTGACGTGGCCAGCAAGATCGTTGTCACCGAAGTCTTCAGCGAATTGAAATTCCAAAGCGCCAATTTTTCCGATTTTGAAACCGAGATCCCGCAATATCTGACCGCGGCGGCGGTGAATGCCAATGACGTCGTCCGGCGCCATGTCACCCAGAACCCCGCGACGCGCGGCATGGGTGCAACGCTTGTGTCGATTGTGATCGTCGAAAACCGCATGTTCTGGATGTCGATCGGGGATTCGCCGCTGTACCATTTCCGTAACGGGCAATTGCAGCAATTGAACGAGGATCATTCGCTGGCGCCGCAGATTGATTTCATGGTGCAATCAGGCCTTCTCGATCCGGCGACGGGCAAGAACCACCCTGATCGCAACTGCCTGACCTCGGTGATCTTTGGCGACCGTGTTGCCAAATCGGATTGCCCAAAGACACCTTTCACGCTGGCGGTCGGGGATATCGTCGTGGTGTCCAGCGACGGGCTGCAATATCTTGACGATGCCGAAATCCAGCGCCTGCTGCATAAATACCGCCGCAAGAAAGCCGCCGAGATCGCGGGGCATCTTTTGGAAGCCATCGACGCCCTGGCCGATCCAGATCAGGACAATTGCGCCTTTTCGGTGATCAAGCTGAACCACGACAACCCGGTGATCCGGGCAGTGCATCCCAAACCTGCGGGCCATGTGGATGCGCCCTCGATCGCGACGACCCGTGTCGTGGACATGGCCGATCTGCAAGAGGTCGCCCCCTTGGCCACCAGCGCTGATCACGCGGCAGATGCCGGTGATGGCCGCGCCGCATCCGCAAAATACGCAGCCGGGGGCAAGTGA
- a CDS encoding NAD(P)-dependent oxidoreductase: protein MHYGYIGLGNLGGHCAASLRRAGMDLTVTDLNRAAGDAVCAAGAQWADTPEAVAASVDHVITCLPSPAVTAQVLARILPVMKPGAHWIEMSTLGRDDVLAFADQAAAAGVRMMELPVTGGVHLAAQGQITMLAGGDKDMFDLHLPALQAIGNQVFHIGPLGSASIIKVITNMLAFIHLKACGEALMLAKRGGLDLGQAWHAIKASSGNSFVHETEGALVLNGSYDIAFNIDLALKDLGFALDFGREFGVPLDLAGATEQTYVAARAAYGGDAQSPMIVKLLEDLLQTDLRAPGFPARL, encoded by the coding sequence ATGCATTACGGCTATATCGGGCTGGGCAATCTGGGCGGGCATTGCGCGGCCAGCCTGCGGCGCGCGGGAATGGATCTGACCGTCACCGATCTGAACCGCGCGGCGGGTGATGCGGTCTGCGCCGCCGGTGCGCAATGGGCCGATACGCCAGAGGCTGTCGCGGCATCGGTCGATCACGTCATCACCTGTCTGCCATCACCCGCCGTCACAGCGCAGGTGCTGGCGCGCATTCTGCCTGTGATGAAGCCCGGCGCGCATTGGATCGAGATGTCGACGCTGGGCCGCGACGACGTGCTGGCCTTTGCGGATCAGGCGGCGGCAGCGGGCGTGCGGATGATGGAATTGCCCGTCACGGGTGGTGTGCATCTTGCGGCGCAAGGCCAGATCACCATGCTGGCGGGCGGTGACAAGGATATGTTCGACCTGCATCTGCCCGCCTTGCAGGCGATTGGTAATCAGGTGTTCCATATCGGCCCGCTCGGGTCGGCCTCGATCATCAAGGTGATCACCAATATGCTGGCCTTTATCCATCTCAAAGCCTGCGGCGAGGCGCTGATGCTGGCCAAACGCGGCGGGCTTGACCTTGGGCAGGCGTGGCATGCGATCAAGGCGTCGTCGGGCAATTCCTTTGTCCATGAAACCGAAGGCGCGCTGGTCTTGAACGGGTCCTATGACATCGCCTTCAACATTGATCTGGCGTTGAAGGATCTGGGCTTTGCGCTGGATTTCGGGCGCGAATTCGGGGTGCCGCTGGATCTGGCGGGCGCGACCGAACAGACCTATGTCGCGGCCCGCGCGGCCTATGGCGGCGATGCGCAATCCCCGATGATCGTGAAACTGCTTGAGGATCTGTTGCAGACCGATCTGCGCGCGCCGGGCTTTCCCGCGCGGCTGTGA
- a CDS encoding serine/threonine protein kinase, producing the protein MAKPLMQDNADDKDSFLDELKPGTKLLHGQYTIDSFLNAGGFGITYLARDSLDRKIVIKECFPGAFCRRSRYIVQARSRAHQNELKSIVRLFVQEARSLAKLSHPNIVGVHQVFEDNDTAYMALDFVEGRDLLDTIEDSKHSLTPVQIKAMLKDMLDAVGFIHDQGILHRDISPDNILIRKDMRPVLIDFGAAREEATKQSRVLSALRVVKDGYSPQEFYIAGSDQGPSSDLYALAATFHHLIAKDVPPNSQARLAAIASGDPDPYVKLAGRIPGYDTAFLAAIDKALEILPKDRLLSAKAWCDMMDSAPDNVTPLAPATPQPPTAARGAGQAKAKAALLLGGIAVVAVLIGAGFLINGQGAGPLAAPTADAATEPLILPADQPQAAAEPQMTAALPVLADQRPAAESDLAAVTLPDTPDMIDAVGTGPVVEIAAIVPGNEVAPSAVTVRWAVDIPFGGADDRSNSIATVEPDAPSWAQAGLVITDVNGVDIAAISAIPALLQAGGDMPTAPGNLDVSFGTMNPATKERITHALRIPVVQHVALPNGIVFETRFADQAWRTVATQVPLASQSSLQVGDVVTSYIPTAETLDGRDTLVGIFNREIEKGTDRFMFAVQRDGSMWVAAVDYAGAAE; encoded by the coding sequence ATGGCGAAACCGCTGATGCAAGACAATGCAGATGACAAGGACAGCTTTCTTGACGAGCTGAAGCCGGGCACCAAGCTTTTGCACGGGCAGTATACGATCGACAGCTTTCTGAATGCCGGCGGTTTCGGGATCACCTATCTGGCGCGGGACAGTCTGGACCGCAAGATCGTGATCAAGGAATGTTTTCCCGGCGCATTCTGCCGGCGCAGCCGTTACATCGTGCAGGCCCGGTCCCGCGCGCATCAGAACGAATTGAAATCCATCGTCCGCCTTTTCGTGCAAGAAGCGCGCAGCCTGGCCAAGCTGAGCCACCCCAATATCGTCGGGGTGCATCAGGTGTTCGAGGATAACGACACCGCCTATATGGCGCTTGATTTCGTGGAAGGGCGCGATCTGCTTGACACGATCGAAGACAGCAAACACAGCCTGACCCCTGTCCAGATCAAGGCGATGCTGAAAGATATGCTGGATGCCGTGGGGTTCATCCATGACCAGGGCATCCTGCACCGCGATATTTCGCCCGACAACATCCTGATCCGCAAAGACATGCGCCCGGTGCTGATTGATTTCGGGGCCGCCCGCGAAGAGGCCACCAAGCAAAGCCGCGTGCTGTCTGCCCTGCGGGTGGTCAAGGACGGCTATTCACCGCAGGAATTCTATATTGCGGGGTCTGATCAGGGGCCAAGCAGCGATCTTTATGCGCTGGCGGCGACATTCCACCATCTGATCGCCAAGGATGTGCCGCCCAATTCGCAGGCCCGGCTTGCGGCAATCGCCTCGGGCGATCCGGACCCCTATGTCAAACTGGCGGGCCGTATCCCGGGCTATGATACCGCATTCCTTGCCGCCATCGACAAGGCGCTGGAAATATTGCCAAAGGACCGTCTGCTCTCGGCCAAGGCCTGGTGCGATATGATGGATAGCGCGCCGGATAATGTCACGCCGCTTGCACCCGCAACGCCGCAACCGCCGACCGCGGCAAGGGGCGCGGGCCAAGCAAAGGCCAAAGCCGCGCTGCTGTTGGGCGGCATCGCTGTTGTCGCCGTGCTGATCGGGGCTGGTTTCTTGATCAATGGCCAAGGGGCCGGTCCGCTTGCAGCACCGACAGCCGATGCCGCGACAGAACCGCTGATCTTGCCCGCAGATCAGCCACAGGCCGCAGCAGAACCTCAGATGACAGCGGCCTTGCCGGTGCTGGCCGACCAGCGCCCCGCAGCCGAAAGTGATTTGGCCGCCGTTACATTGCCCGACACACCCGACATGATTGACGCCGTCGGCACCGGCCCTGTCGTCGAAATCGCCGCCATCGTTCCCGGCAACGAGGTTGCGCCATCCGCCGTCACGGTCCGCTGGGCCGTCGATATCCCCTTTGGGGGCGCAGATGACAGGTCCAACAGCATCGCAACCGTCGAGCCGGACGCACCTTCCTGGGCGCAGGCCGGACTTGTCATCACCGATGTGAACGGCGTGGATATCGCGGCGATCAGCGCCATTCCCGCCCTGTTGCAGGCAGGCGGTGACATGCCGACAGCGCCCGGCAATCTGGACGTCAGCTTTGGTACGATGAACCCTGCGACCAAGGAACGGATCACGCATGCGTTGCGCATCCCTGTCGTGCAGCATGTGGCGCTGCCCAACGGCATTGTCTTTGAGACCCGCTTTGCCGATCAGGCCTGGCGGACGGTGGCGACGCAGGTGCCTTTGGCATCGCAAAGCAGCTTGCAGGTGGGGGATGTCGTGACATCCTACATCCCAACGGCCGAAACACTCGACGGGCGCGACACGCTGGTGGGCATCTTCAACCGCGAGATCGAGAAGGGCACAGACCGTTTCATGTTCGCCGTCCAACGTGATGGCAGCATGTGGGTCGCAGCGGTCGATTATGCGGGGGCCGCAGAATAA
- a CDS encoding dynamin family protein encodes MKMEKLAKVGVAKVPAAYHPFMGRGLEKLDLFHEEIADLAATLQDVVKLGGTDSEKKSAKLIKQLRAFEPSITMIGQIKSGKTSLVNAMIGRPDLLPADVNPWTSVVTSLHLNAALPGDAPTATFQFFNKDEWDHLIENGGRIGELSARAGADEEMEKIRLQIAEMRDKTKRRLGRKFELLLGQKHNYAEISDALVQRYVCMGDDFDDLDAADQQGRFADITKSADLYLAAPAIPIPLCLRDTPGVNDTFMMREQITINALRDSRICVVVLSAHQALSSMDMGLIRLISNVKSRDVVIFVNRIDELANPAEQVPEIRDSILQTLIANNGPETPQLIFGSAYWANIALGDNLETIVADSAEAMFNWAEASLSAQTAGMGTKELVWHLSGLPDLFRAIAARITEGPGAEVLTAARKRALNLAGGVRASASIVSMRLDGDTVAVMPHDQLVQRLDSIAQRRIAQINDRLDIVFQQFGSRIDQSHKRFLDRALESLLQHLENRGEDEVWQYSPDGLRILLRTSYQVMRRNATAACDVVFAAASEDLSETYRAAFGVAVENFKITPPAAPDIPAPVTLGQTIALDLQTSWWKGWWKRRKGYRAFASGFYDLIEAETAPIIAELKDRQTMDIRAMAERELREFLDEQRGLLTDISEKSSLHLDDLKDIFGITAQQERAEIFDYIIDELTAQTRIAPQGPEK; translated from the coding sequence ATGAAGATGGAAAAGCTGGCAAAAGTGGGCGTCGCCAAGGTCCCGGCAGCCTATCACCCCTTCATGGGCCGGGGTCTGGAAAAGCTTGACCTGTTTCATGAAGAAATCGCCGATCTTGCGGCGACATTGCAGGATGTCGTCAAGCTGGGCGGCACGGATAGCGAAAAGAAATCGGCAAAGCTGATCAAACAATTGCGGGCATTCGAACCCAGCATCACGATGATCGGCCAGATCAAATCCGGCAAGACATCGCTGGTGAATGCCATGATCGGCCGCCCTGACCTGCTGCCAGCGGATGTGAACCCCTGGACATCGGTCGTCACCTCGCTGCACCTGAACGCGGCTTTGCCCGGCGATGCGCCGACCGCGACCTTCCAGTTTTTCAACAAGGATGAATGGGATCACCTGATCGAGAATGGCGGACGCATCGGTGAATTATCCGCGCGGGCCGGTGCCGATGAAGAGATGGAGAAAATCCGCCTGCAAATCGCCGAAATGCGCGACAAGACCAAGCGCCGCCTTGGCCGCAAATTCGAGCTTTTGCTAGGGCAGAAACATAATTACGCCGAGATCAGCGACGCCTTGGTGCAGCGCTATGTCTGCATGGGCGATGATTTCGACGATCTTGACGCCGCAGATCAGCAGGGTCGTTTTGCCGATATCACCAAGTCGGCCGATCTCTATCTGGCGGCCCCGGCGATCCCGATACCGCTGTGCCTGCGCGACACGCCGGGCGTGAACGATACTTTCATGATGCGCGAACAGATCACCATCAACGCGCTGCGAGACAGCCGGATCTGCGTGGTCGTCCTGTCGGCGCATCAGGCGCTCAGCTCCATGGATATGGGCCTGATCCGCCTGATCTCGAACGTGAAATCCCGCGACGTCGTGATTTTCGTCAACCGGATCGACGAATTGGCCAATCCCGCCGAACAGGTCCCCGAAATCCGCGACAGTATTCTACAGACGTTGATCGCCAATAACGGCCCCGAAACCCCGCAGCTGATTTTCGGCAGTGCCTATTGGGCCAATATCGCGCTGGGCGACAATCTGGAGACCATCGTCGCCGATAGTGCCGAGGCGATGTTCAACTGGGCCGAGGCCTCGCTCAGCGCGCAAACGGCGGGCATGGGAACCAAAGAGCTGGTCTGGCATCTGTCCGGCCTGCCCGACTTGTTCCGCGCGATCGCCGCGCGCATCACCGAAGGGCCCGGCGCCGAGGTCCTGACCGCCGCGCGCAAGCGGGCGCTGAACCTGGCAGGCGGGGTGCGCGCCTCTGCATCCATCGTGTCGATGCGTCTGGATGGTGACACAGTCGCGGTCATGCCGCATGATCAGCTGGTCCAGCGTCTGGACAGCATCGCGCAGAGGCGGATCGCCCAGATCAATGATCGCCTTGATATCGTGTTCCAGCAATTCGGATCACGCATCGACCAATCGCATAAAAGGTTCCTGGACCGGGCGCTTGAATCCTTGTTGCAGCATCTTGAAAACCGCGGCGAAGACGAGGTCTGGCAATATAGCCCCGACGGGCTGCGGATATTGCTGCGCACCAGCTATCAGGTGATGCGGCGCAACGCGACGGCGGCCTGTGACGTGGTTTTCGCGGCGGCCTCCGAGGATCTGTCGGAAACCTATCGCGCGGCCTTTGGGGTTGCGGTTGAAAACTTCAAGATCACGCCACCCGCCGCCCCCGATATCCCGGCCCCTGTCACGCTGGGCCAGACCATCGCGCTGGATTTGCAGACATCCTGGTGGAAAGGATGGTGGAAACGCCGCAAGGGATATCGCGCCTTTGCAAGCGGGTTCTATGACCTGATCGAGGCGGAAACCGCCCCGATTATCGCAGAATTGAAGGATCGCCAAACCATGGATATCCGCGCCATGGCCGAACGCGAATTGCGCGAATTTCTGGACGAACAGCGCGGTCTGCTGACCGATATCAGCGAAAAATCCAGCCTGCATCTGGATGATCTGAAAGACATCTTTGGGATCACCGCCCAGCAGGAACGCGCCGAGATTTTCGACTACATCATCGACGAGCTGACCGCGCAGACCCGTATTGCGCCGCAAGGACCCGAAAAATGA
- a CDS encoding ABC transporter ATP-binding protein → MSAIVSVKNLRKAYAGGFEALKSVNLEIEEGEILALLGPNGAGKTTLISTICGITTPTSGSVTVGGHDTQTDYRAARAMIGLVPQEISLEPFETVASTVRFSRGLFGKPRDDGKVDEILAQLSLADKKDKKIMTLSGGMKRRVLIAKALAHEPRVLFLDEPSAGVDVELRKDMWDVVAGLKASGVTIILTTHYIEEAEAIADRVGIIAKGEILLIQGKAELMAQMGKKQLRIDLAEPAAAIPAALGKYDLYRAPDGHSLTYTYDTKGPRTGITTLLNDLQAAGLQMKDLQTQQSSLEDIFVGLVKEE, encoded by the coding sequence ATGTCCGCAATTGTTTCCGTCAAGAATCTGCGCAAAGCCTATGCCGGCGGGTTCGAGGCGCTTAAATCCGTCAATCTGGAAATCGAAGAGGGCGAGATCCTTGCCCTGCTTGGCCCCAATGGCGCGGGCAAGACCACGCTGATTTCCACGATTTGCGGGATCACGACACCGACATCGGGGTCAGTCACCGTCGGCGGGCATGACACCCAGACAGATTACCGCGCCGCGCGCGCCATGATCGGGCTGGTGCCGCAGGAAATCAGCCTTGAACCCTTCGAGACGGTCGCCAGTACCGTCAGGTTTTCGCGCGGATTATTCGGCAAGCCGCGCGATGATGGCAAGGTGGATGAGATTCTTGCGCAATTGTCGCTGGCCGATAAGAAAGACAAGAAGATCATGACCCTGTCGGGCGGCATGAAACGCCGTGTGCTGATCGCCAAGGCGCTGGCGCATGAACCGCGCGTGCTGTTTCTGGATGAACCCAGCGCGGGCGTCGATGTCGAATTGCGCAAGGATATGTGGGATGTTGTCGCCGGGCTGAAAGCATCTGGTGTCACCATCATCCTGACCACGCATTACATCGAAGAAGCCGAGGCGATTGCCGACCGTGTCGGCATCATCGCCAAGGGTGAAATCCTGCTGATCCAAGGCAAGGCCGAATTGATGGCGCAGATGGGCAAGAAACAGCTGCGCATCGATCTGGCCGAACCGGCGGCGGCGATCCCCGCAGCGCTGGGCAAATATGACCTGTACCGCGCGCCGGACGGGCATAGCCTGACCTATACCTATGACACCAAGGGGCCGCGCACCGGCATCACGACCCTGTTGAACGATCTGCAGGCCGCCGGTTTGCAGATGAAGGATTTGCAGACCCAGCAAAGCAGTCTCGAAGACATCTTCGTCGGGCTGGTGAAGGAAGAATGA
- a CDS encoding type I glyceraldehyde-3-phosphate dehydrogenase, producing the protein MTKVFINGFGRIGRTLLRAHALGYGSALEVVGINDMAQSDLCAHLFAYDSVFGPFPGQAALQGTDLVINGKAIPIHRTDDVGSLNLADVDVLLECTGKADTRIVAEAGLRAGASRVLISGPSAAADITIVLGANDHLLADQRIVSNASCTTNALAPLVRLIDDHWGVKTGWMTTIHCYTGSQPTIDAPRDDFLRSRAAGLSMVPTTTSAQRLLADVLPQIAGRIEAAAVRVPVASVSAIDLAIVVRDTPDRAALHDLLRAQTGVIGHTDKLLVSSDLRARSESLIVALPETRVTQGGMVRVFGWYDNEWGFSCRMLDMAARMG; encoded by the coding sequence ATGACCAAGGTATTCATCAACGGTTTTGGCCGGATCGGGCGGACGCTGCTGCGTGCGCATGCGTTGGGATATGGGTCGGCGCTAGAGGTCGTTGGCATCAATGACATGGCGCAAAGCGATCTTTGCGCGCATCTGTTTGCCTATGACAGCGTCTTTGGTCCCTTTCCGGGGCAGGCCGCCTTGCAGGGGACCGATCTTGTCATCAACGGCAAGGCGATCCCGATCCACCGGACCGATGATGTCGGATCGCTGAATCTGGCGGATGTCGATGTGCTGCTGGAATGCACGGGCAAGGCCGATACCCGCATTGTGGCCGAGGCGGGTTTGCGGGCCGGTGCGTCGCGTGTGCTGATCTCTGGCCCGTCGGCGGCGGCGGATATCACCATCGTGCTGGGGGCAAATGATCATCTGTTGGCGGATCAGCGCATCGTGTCCAACGCATCTTGCACCACCAACGCGCTGGCGCCGCTGGTCCGGTTGATCGACGATCATTGGGGGGTGAAAACCGGCTGGATGACGACGATCCACTGCTATACCGGCAGCCAGCCGACAATCGACGCGCCGCGCGACGATTTCCTGCGCAGCCGTGCGGCGGGCCTGTCGATGGTGCCGACAACGACCTCGGCGCAGCGTCTTTTGGCCGATGTCTTGCCCCAAATCGCGGGCCGGATCGAGGCGGCGGCCGTGCGTGTGCCTGTCGCGTCGGTCTCTGCCATCGACCTTGCCATCGTGGTGCGCGACACGCCTGACCGCGCGGCCTTGCATGATCTGTTGCGCGCGCAGACAGGCGTGATCGGGCATACCGACAAGCTGCTGGTGTCCTCGGACCTGCGGGCGCGGTCCGAAAGCCTGATCGTCGCCCTGCCCGAAACCCGCGTCACCCAAGGCGGCATGGTCCGCGTTTTCGGCTGGTATGACAATGAATGGGGCTTTTCCTGCCGGATGCTGGATATGGCCGCGCGGATGGGGTGA
- a CDS encoding dynamin family protein codes for MTDAQQSRKPRIALMGEFSAGKSTLSNLLLGGRALPEKVTATRLAPVWMSYGTTPPYRVTLDGGTEPVSLDRLESVPVAETRVIRLFMECDILELCDLIDFPGISDPNMSSDVWERMLPEVDAVLWCTHATQAWRQSEAAVWAMMPDALRDFSILLITRYDKLISDKDRRRVFQRVRLETEGQFAATFPISLLQALQAGDDYDKWDASGAGPFVTHLIDMIDKLTKVAARTDQPLYNIANGTAIPEPVRATIMPRRVQRLRDAAQTDADDTDDPVRASL; via the coding sequence ATGACCGACGCCCAGCAATCGCGCAAACCCCGCATCGCTCTGATGGGCGAATTCAGCGCGGGCAAAAGCACCCTGTCCAACCTGTTGCTGGGCGGGCGTGCCTTGCCCGAAAAGGTGACAGCGACACGGCTGGCCCCTGTGTGGATGTCATATGGCACCACGCCACCTTACCGCGTCACGCTGGACGGCGGGACAGAACCTGTTTCGCTGGACCGGCTCGAATCGGTTCCGGTCGCAGAGACCCGTGTCATCCGGCTGTTCATGGAATGCGATATCCTCGAATTATGTGACCTGATCGACTTTCCAGGCATTTCCGACCCCAATATGTCGTCCGATGTCTGGGAACGGATGCTGCCCGAAGTGGATGCCGTGCTTTGGTGCACCCATGCGACACAGGCCTGGCGGCAATCAGAGGCTGCGGTCTGGGCGATGATGCCCGATGCTTTGCGTGACTTCTCCATCCTGCTGATCACCCGCTATGACAAGCTGATCAGCGACAAGGACCGCCGCCGCGTGTTCCAGCGGGTGCGCCTTGAAACAGAGGGACAATTCGCCGCGACCTTCCCGATCTCTTTGCTGCAGGCATTGCAGGCTGGCGATGATTACGACAAATGGGACGCCAGCGGCGCAGGCCCCTTTGTCACCCATCTGATCGATATGATCGACAAGCTGACCAAGGTTGCCGCACGCACCGACCAGCCGCTTTACAATATCGCCAATGGCACCGCGATCCCCGAGCCTGTGCGCGCAACGATCATGCCGCGCCGGGTCCAGCGGCTGCGCGACGCGGCGCAAACCGATGCAGATGACACCGATGACCCGGTCCGCGCATCCTTGTAG
- a CDS encoding ABC transporter permease, whose protein sequence is MNLNAVKTIYIHEMRRFQRTIMQSLVSPVLSTSLYFVVFGAAIGSRIDQVEGVSYGAFIVPGLIMLSVMTQATSNASFGIYFPKFTGTIYELLSAPVSFLEIVTGYVGAAATKALFIGIIILLTAFFFIDIQIAHPFAMLALLVLTCISFSLLGFIIGIWAGNFEQLQLIPLLVITPLVFLGGSFYSITMLPPVWQAITLFNPVVYLISGFRWSFFGVADVSIGVSLLAITIFTAACLGFIWWIFRTGWRIRQ, encoded by the coding sequence ATGAACCTCAACGCCGTCAAGACGATCTATATCCACGAGATGCGCCGCTTTCAGCGCACGATCATGCAGTCGCTGGTATCGCCGGTGCTGTCCACCTCGCTTTATTTCGTTGTCTTCGGCGCGGCCATCGGCAGCCGGATCGATCAGGTCGAAGGTGTCAGCTATGGCGCTTTCATCGTGCCGGGGCTGATCATGCTGTCGGTCATGACGCAGGCCACATCCAACGCCAGTTTCGGTATCTATTTCCCCAAATTCACCGGCACGATCTATGAATTGCTTTCGGCCCCCGTCAGTTTTCTTGAAATCGTGACGGGCTATGTGGGGGCGGCAGCGACCAAGGCGCTATTCATCGGCATTATCATCCTGCTGACGGCGTTTTTCTTTATCGATATCCAGATCGCGCATCCTTTTGCGATGCTGGCGCTGCTGGTGCTGACCTGTATCAGCTTTTCGCTGCTGGGGTTCATCATCGGCATCTGGGCGGGCAATTTTGAACAATTGCAGCTGATCCCGCTGCTGGTCATCACGCCTTTGGTGTTTCTTGGCGGATCGTTCTATTCGATCACGATGCTGCCGCCTGTCTGGCAGGCGATCACGCTGTTCAATCCGGTGGTCTATCTGATCAGTGGCTTCCGCTGGTCGTTCTTTGGGGTCGCGGATGTCAGTATCGGCGTGTCCTTGCTGGCGATCACAATATTCACGGCGGCCTGTCTTGGCTTTATCTGGTGGATTTTCCGCACCGGCTGGCGCATCCGGCAGTGA
- a CDS encoding FHA domain-containing protein, which yields MKFIRDLIGKKRSEAQSAAPADDMVAAPLPDPIDPRLRGGTLPPEVDAMLSKVNAKSRPAETPPPATPASAAPGAGPVNIWDIDTDDGSTALPEMAPIAPKPARARVSGAAALSPARSRRTKTRLIGFDKSDGSVVDLFNDAPKVVATQRARFPVGWIVVIDGPGRGESFALMAGMNAIGRGEDQAVQLDFGDNAISRSNHAAIVYDTESKDFLLGHGGKSNIVRLNDRPVISNETLTSGDVIRIGETVLRFVALCDGSFSWAKGATGEDEDVAIA from the coding sequence ATGAAGTTTATTCGTGATCTCATTGGCAAAAAGCGGTCCGAAGCACAAAGCGCGGCACCTGCGGATGACATGGTCGCAGCGCCTCTGCCCGATCCCATCGATCCACGCCTGCGCGGCGGCACCTTACCGCCAGAGGTGGATGCCATGCTGAGCAAGGTTAACGCCAAGTCGCGGCCAGCCGAAACCCCGCCCCCGGCGACACCTGCCAGCGCCGCGCCGGGCGCAGGTCCTGTCAATATCTGGGACATCGACACCGATGACGGATCGACCGCGCTGCCAGAGATGGCACCGATTGCGCCCAAACCCGCGCGCGCGCGGGTTTCTGGGGCTGCAGCCTTGTCCCCTGCGCGGTCACGCCGGACCAAGACCCGGTTGATCGGGTTCGACAAATCCGATGGGTCCGTCGTCGATCTGTTCAACGACGCCCCCAAGGTCGTGGCCACGCAGCGGGCCAGGTTTCCTGTCGGCTGGATCGTCGTCATTGACGGCCCCGGACGCGGCGAAAGCTTTGCCCTGATGGCTGGCATGAATGCCATCGGGCGCGGCGAGGATCAGGCCGTGCAGCTTGATTTCGGCGACAATGCCATTTCGCGCAGCAACCATGCCGCCATCGTCTATGACACCGAGAGCAAGGATTTCCTGCTGGGCCATGGCGGCAAATCGAACATCGTGCGGCTGAACGACAGGCCGGTGATCAGCAATGAAACCCTGACATCGGGCGATGTGATCCGCATCGGTGAAACCGTGCTGCGTTTCGTCGCGCTTTGTGACGGATCCTTCAGCTGGGCCAAGGGCGCAACCGGGGAGGACGAAGATGTGGCGATCGCCTGA